One window of Bacteroidota bacterium genomic DNA carries:
- a CDS encoding type II toxin-antitoxin system RelE/ParE family toxin, producing the protein MNNEKIRTIILYKDYFSSFLENQKQKVKDKIIWTFRLIENIRQVPDDYLKHIEGTDGLYEIRIQQGSDIFRIFCFFDSGKLVVLANGFQKKTQKTPKSEIEKALKIKHEYETEK; encoded by the coding sequence ATGAATAATGAAAAAATTAGGACAATAATTTTATACAAAGATTACTTCTCTAGCTTCCTAGAAAATCAGAAGCAGAAAGTAAAGGACAAAATTATTTGGACTTTTAGACTGATTGAAAATATTAGACAAGTACCGGATGATTACTTGAAACATATTGAGGGGACAGATGGACTTTATGAAATTCGAATTCAACAAGGGAGCGACATATTTCGAATTTTCTGTTTTTTTGACTCAGGAAAACTAGTTGTTCTTGCTAATGGATTTCAGAAAAAAACTCAAAAGACACCTAAATCAGAAATTGAAAAAGCACTTAAAATAAAACATGAATATGAAACAGAAAAGTAA
- a CDS encoding helix-turn-helix transcriptional regulator, producing MKQKSNLKTLDQFVEENYGKIGTRKRDKLEKGYEAFKLGVLLQQARLEKGLTQEELAEKCGTNKGYISKIENNIKEARISTLQKIVELGLGGHLELSIKL from the coding sequence ATGAAACAGAAAAGTAATTTAAAAACACTTGACCAATTTGTGGAAGAAAATTATGGAAAAATTGGAACTCGAAAACGAGATAAGTTAGAGAAAGGCTATGAAGCGTTCAAACTTGGAGTTTTACTTCAACAAGCTCGTTTAGAAAAAGGTTTAACCCAAGAAGAATTAGCTGAAAAGTGTGGGACAAACAAAGGATACATTTCAAAAATTGAAAACAATATCAAAGAAGCTCGTATCTCGACACTTCAGAAAATTGTTGAACTTGGATTGGGCGG